Sequence from the Macaca fascicularis isolate 582-1 chromosome 16, T2T-MFA8v1.1 genome:
atggtagcacacgcctgtagtcccagctacttaggaggctaaggtgggaggatcccttgagcccgggaggcagaggttgcagtaagctgagtaatccaagatcatgctattgcactctagcctggatgacagagtgagaccttgtctcagtaAAAAAGcagagggcagggggaggggagaacCAAATGCCCTGTCCTCCAGTTTCAGCATGTAGAAGGGAGCTCTCTCATCTCCTAGCCACTCCTGCCTCACTATGCCATGCTTTCTCTAATGCACTCTGGGTCCAGGGACTGCTTGGCAGGAGGTGGGAAGAACAAAAAGTTTGGGGCCTTCCCAGTTTCTTAGGGCCTGTCTGGAGAGGAAACTAGCATTTACTGAGTTTTTACAATGTGTCACACACCATGTAAAGCCCTTTACCTACATTATTTCTTATACCTCAAACAGAGAGCAAACAAGTATCCCCATTTTTTAGTCACATAGAGTTCCAGAGTTGCCACGGTTACatagcagagtcaggatttgaatccatTGCAGACCACAAACACCATGGTTTTCTCTCCGAGGCAGAGCAGCTCCGGAGGTGGAGGTAACTGGAATGTCTTAGACTCAGTGAGACCAGGAGCAGGGGCTGCCAGCAGAGGCTCTCATCTCCCCCAGGGTCTTGTCAGTCAGAGCCCCAAACCCTTCAATTAACTattcctctaatcccagcagaAGCCTGGGTAATACCTCCCACCAAGAATCTGTGTGGAATCTGGCCCTATTTAGGGATTAGGTGATGGAGATAAATTTCCATGGCAAATGGCCCTCGTCCCCGTTCATTTGCAGAGCACAACAATCCAGATTAAGGTACAGAGTTTGAGTTTTATTTGGAGATTAGTTGGTATTACAGATGACGGTGATACCAAAACCCAATGCTGCTGCACCCGCCTCATCCCAGATCTGTCAGGTTGTCTCTGCGGCCTCACGTCAGAGGGCAGCCAATCTGatctttgtgaaaattaaatcaaCATAAGCCCCAGCTTCCTGTCTTTGCTTTATTACTTTAATGCCACTCCCTCTTCACATCCATAGCTCTGATAATTTGTCCAGGTGGTCGACGGTCAGGAGAGGTGGCCCTGAGCCATAAAGAAGGTGACTCCAGCAGTCTAGATGAGGAGCAGCATTCTCCTTTCCTACCTCACTTAGCAGTTAGCAAGGTAATGGCCTGGAGAGACCTCAGGAGACAGGAGCCTGCCCCTTCGGAGGGAGGAGGTCATCAGCTGGTGAGAACTGGGGACCAGGACTGGCAAGAGTGAAGGAAAACATTGCCTTCATCTCATCCTTCTGAAGGTACCTCCTGCCACAACCATGAGCATATGCCCCAAAGGGGTCAGGTGTGGGGTGGCAGGTGCTAGGCCCCAGTCTGCATAGGACCTGCATTTAGCCTGGCCTGGAGGCCAGTGGAAGGGAGGGATGCCTGAGCTAAATTCCTTTCCGATAGGGAACTCCTTTGCATAAAAGGTGGGGCCGGGGGATCCACTTCTGATGTGTTCAGTCCCAGGAGGGGCAGGGTGGGCTACAGGAGTCAGAGGAGGGGTCTTGCAAGTTCTGGACCAAGACTAGGCGTGGTCCACATTGGTGACAATGGCCAAGGCATAGATGAGGTCAGACAGGCTGCCTAGTGAAGTCTGGGGAGTAGCTCGCTCTAAGAAAGGGTGGACCTCTGAAGCCCCACCTGGTCCCCGTGGGGCTACAGCTTTAGCCccttcccagccctgccctggacTTAAGCCAGGAGCTGGACAGGAGGTGTATTGACACACTGAGGTACACTGAGGTGTGCCGCTGGAGAGTGGAGGTTGGCCTGGTATTTGGGGATCCCAGGGCTGCTGGAAGGTGTCTGGAAGAGAACAGGAGCTCTGGTGGGACTCAGGCCGGGGGCTTAGACTTCCTGACTTCCTGTTCTTGATTCTTTTGACCCGGCGGTTCTGGAACCATACCTGCTAGGGAAGAAGAAGGAGTCTTCTGGCCCCAGCATCCCCTCCACCCAGGGACATGGGAAACAACCTGAAGGCAGGCTACCCAGCGAAGGGGCTGTGGGCCAAGCCCAGATGTTGGCTGTGTGAGAAGGGGTCGCAGCTCACCTGTATCTTGGCCTCAGGAAGGCGAGTGACCTGGGCCAGGTGCTCACGGGTGCTGATGTCGGGATAGGGCCATGCTGCAAACGCCCTCTCCAGCTCCAGCAGCTGCCCTTTGCTGAAGGTGGTCCGCTTTCTCTGGTGGGAACCCAACCCACTGCCACCGTCTGCGGGCCACGGTGGGGGTCAAGCCGGGACTTGCTGAAAGAGCCTCCACCCAGCCTTAAAGCCCTCAATCAACCCTGAAGTCCCTACTCCCATCCCTCTTCAACCTTCCCTCATGCCACCGTGCCCTGCGTCCTCACCCTGCCCACATTTCCCCATCAGATCACCTGCTGAGGATGCATCCACAGGGCTGCCCATGGAGCTGGCACAGGGTAAGGTGCCAGAGGGCCATGCCAGGGCTGTGCCCATACCAGACCCCTCCATTTGGATTTTATCCTGCTCAGGGTAGCTGGCCCCGCCTCCAGGAGGGGAGAGGTTTAGAGTCCAGCTCAAGCAAAGCAGAGAAGTCTCGGTGGGGAAGACTGGAGGCTGGGTTGGGCTTATGAGGGTATGGGTGGGGTAAATTGTGTACCCCCTGCCCCTCCAGGGCCTCACAAAGGAAGCTGGACCCAGCATCCCTCCTCAAACCACAAACTCTGGCAGTCTGTACCTGAAATCCTATACTTCATGAAAATCCTCCCAGGGGTCCTTCCAGGAAGCCAAAGAAAACCATCTCTCCAGTGCTCCCAGGCACTGGCTGCCCCTTCTGGAGCCCTGAGTGCTCCGAACCTGGCTGCCTTCAGGGGAGAGGGGGTGGAGACCTCTCCTACAACTGGGGACTGGGCTGGTGAAGTGGGACAGGATGAGAAGGATGGTAAGGTGACAACAGGATGAATGGGAGCCAGCTGCTGTCAGCGGGACTGGGGAACAGATGTCGTCACCAGGTTACCCTCAGGTCTGCTTTAGAACTTTGCCTGCATCTAACCCTTTATCTCTCTGGCCCTTCAAGAGCCAGATGGACTTCCTGGGGTTTGGAACCTGGAACCAGAGGAGGTTCCACAGGTGCAGTTGAGGGGTTCTAAGAAAGATGATAAATACTATACACAATACTATGTGTATAGTATTCTCTTCCTTGGACACATTCTGAACCgcttttccttaaatttttaaaagtttgtttcttttttttttttttttttcaagatggggtcttgctttgtcacccagcctggagtgcagtggcacgatcttggctcactgcaacctccacctcctgggttcaagcaattctcctgcctcttcctccagagtagctgggattacaggtgcccaccaccacacccggctaatttttttgtatttttagtagagacagggtttcaccatgttggccaggctggtcttgaactcctaaccgcatgatccacccaccttggctttccaaagtgctgggattacaggcgtgagccaccgtgcctggcctaaattttgtttttctcactctgttgcccaggctggagtacagtggtgtgatttctgctcactacagcctcaacctcccaggcttaagcaatcctcccacctcagcctcctaagtagctgggactacaggcacacaccacccaTAAGTTGCCCAGCtaacttatttctttattttttgtagagatggtgtcttgttatattgcctaggctggtctccaacttctgggttccagcaatcctcccaccttggcttcccaaagtgctcgaattacaggcatgagccaccatgtccagccaaaaattccctcctttttttgttttgttcggtttttagagacagagtctcactctattgcccaggttggagtgcagtggtacaataatagctcactgcagcctcaaactcctggactcctgGGCCACTTTTCCATGAGAAGTGTGTGCTTTTGAATTTCCTTTCAGTTTCTCCCCTTCACTATCTCTCCTGGTCTTGCTGCTCCCCATCCTAGACCCTAGACAGAGACCTCAAGAAAGGCTCACTCTAGGGGTGGGTTTGGGGAAGCACAATGACTTCAGGAGCCGGAGCTACTATGATTTCAGATCAGGATGGACAAAAAAGCTGAGCCAGAACCTCACCACCTCttgccccttctctctcctccaagACCCTAGTCAACTCCAAGGGGCAAAGCAAGCCTCACCCAAGGAGGCTGGCCTGGTAACTCTGTCACCATCAGAGGGGTTCAAGTGCCTGCTTAGCTGCTGGTGGGTTGCTGGGGGTTGCTTAGCTCAAGAGGAAGGGTAGCTCTCAGGAGGCCTTCCCCAGTCCCAAACTTCGGTTCACAGAGAATTCCTGAGCCCAACATGGGTTGAACACAGCGAGGCCCTTCTCTGCCCCCTTCACCAACCCATTCTGACAGCCCAGCTTCCTCTCCTTTACCCAGGCAGGGATGTATCCACCCCAGTCAGGACAGTAGTCTTAAACTCAGGGACCTTTAttgggctgggggaaggagatTGGAGGAGGGAGCTACAGCGGGCCCAGCCTTGTGGGCTCTGCCTCCTACAGATGGCCAGGAGCTGGGCAGCCCAGCCAGTACTGGGCGATGGAGCGTGGGTAGGGAGGGTCCACAGCGTCCACTCGCCGTGTGCGAAGGTTGACTCGGTAGTACTTGTCTGGAAGAGAGGAAAGCAGAGGGTGCGTGaggcccagcctggccctgcccacTCTTCCCTTAAGAAAGTCTCAGAAAGGAAAGTGAACATCCACGATGCAGCTAAGGACTTCTGGCCCGGCTTTCTGTGGTCACTACCTGCGGGCTGTATTCAGCCCTTATGGACCAGGGACAGCAAGGAAAACCCAAGCTAGAGCAGCTTCAGGGGTGGCAAGGGCTCCTACCTCCAGAGAAGAAGAAGACACTCTGGATGGGTTCACAGGTGGCAGGCACAAGCCAGTCCATCCTGTAGTCATCATAGTTGTTGGCTCCCAAGTTACTCTCCTCACTGGAGAACAAGGACAG
This genomic interval carries:
- the SEBOX gene encoding homeobox protein SEBOX, whose product is MLGPASFVRPWRGRGYTIYPTHTLISPTQPPVFPTETSLLCLSWTLNLSPPGGGASYPEQDKIQMEGSGMGTALAWPSGTLPCASSMGSPVDASSADGGSGLGSHQRKRTTFSKGQLLELERAFAAWPYPDISTREHLAQVTRLPEAKIQVWFQNRRVKRIKNRKSGSLSPRPESHQSSCSLPDTFQQPWDPQIPGQPPLSSGTPQCTSVCQYTSCPAPGLSPGQGWEGAKAVAPRGPGGASEVHPFLERATPQTSLGSLSDLIYALAIVTNVDHA